The Arthrobacter sp. OAP107 DNA segment CCCGGGCTGCCGCGACCTGGGCCACCAGCAGCCCAATGGGGCCGGCGCCGGTGATCAGCACGCGGTGGCCCTTCCGGACCTGCGCCCGTTCCACAGCCCAGACGGCGACGGCGAGCGGTTCGATCGCTGCCCCGATTTCGGCCGGGATGCTGTCCGGCAGCGGGTGGACGGCGGCTTGGGGCACCACGACGTGGCGGGCGAACAGCCCGTCGGTGGGCGGGGAACCGAAGCAGGTTCCGGCGGGGCAGAGGTTGTAGCGCCCGGCGAGGCAGGTGGGGCATTCCCGGCAGGGCAGGGCCGGTTCGATGACGACGGCGGTGCCCGCGGCGACGGTGGCCTGCGGTCCGGCGGCGATGACGACGCCGGCACCTTCGTGGCCCAGAACGGTGGGCTGGCGCAGCACGTTGGTGCCGTTGCGGCCTTCGGCGAAGTAGTGCATGTCCGAGCCGCAGATCCCGCCGGAGCGCATTTCGACCAGCAGGTCCTGCGGGCCGAGGACGGGCAGCGGCTTGTGCTCGATGCGCAGGTCGCGGGCGCCGTGCAGCACGGCGGCCTGGGTGCCGGTGGGAAGCCCGGCTGTTTTGGTTGACGGTATGGCTTGGGTGGTCATGGCGTGCTCCGAACGGTTTGGAGGAACGGTGCTGGAGTGAGGGAAG contains these protein-coding regions:
- a CDS encoding NAD(P)-dependent alcohol dehydrogenase gives rise to the protein MTTQAIPSTKTAGLPTGTQAAVLHGARDLRIEHKPLPVLGPQDLLVEMRSGGICGSDMHYFAEGRNGTNVLRQPTVLGHEGAGVVIAAGPQATVAAGTAVVIEPALPCRECPTCLAGRYNLCPAGTCFGSPPTDGLFARHVVVPQAAVHPLPDSIPAEIGAAIEPLAVAVWAVERAQVRKGHRVLITGAGPIGLLVAQVAAARGAAEIVVTDVNDDRLAVATKFGATRTINTATTPLDLAGMDRLIECSGNPRALADGIQTLAPATRATVVGQAKPTMDGIPLGFLQRYEIDLVTAFRYANAFPTAIDLASSGVVDLPSIITSTFPLEDAAAALTAPVTDPTNLKVLITY